The following DNA comes from Fervidibacillus albus.
AGAGACGATTACAAAAATGGGAATGAAACCAGGTGCGAAATTACTGTTTGAAGGAATTGTAAAAAACAATGATGAAATGAAAAAAATATTGAATACAGAGCAAATATTCATCATTAAACGATTACGATATGCCGACGATATTCCGATCGCAATCGAAAAACACTTTTTTTCAGAAGATATAGGAAAAAAACTCCAATTATTTGATTTAAATAAAGCGACCATATATGATTTATTGGAAAAAGAACTTGGGCTATCCCTTTGGAAAGCAGAACAGACGATTATGTGTCACCCAATCTCGGAAGAAGAGGCGAACTATTTAAACCTTCCTTCTTCTCAATATGCGTTACAAAGCAAACGGATTAATTTCGATCAAAATGGAAAACCTGTTGAAATTTTACACAGTGTGTATCGACCGGATATGTATTCATTTCACATTGAAATGATGCGAACTCGGGAAATGGACCGTTCGTTTTAAATTCTGCTTAGACATTTTCCTATAAAGAAAAAAATGGCACCGCTGAAATGTTGTAGCAATGCCATTTTTCTTTTTATTCTACTTCTACATTAACAGTAGTCGGCAACGATTCCTTTTTGTTCATTTTCGATTGGTTCCTAATCCATGATGCGGAACCAGCGCTAATCATACTGACGACCACAACATATAACACTAAATAAATCGGATAACCATCGCTCAATGATAATAGATACGTTGCAATGATTGGCGTTATGCCTGCAGCAAATATTCCGGAAAACTGGTATACGAAAGAAATTCCCGTATATCGATATTTCGCTTCGAATAATTCAGAAAACAGAGCTGCTTCCGGTCCATATACAGAAGCATATATAATACCAAAAGGAATGGCGATAGCGAGTAAAATAGCTATTGAACTGCTACTATTTTCCATAATCCAAAAGGAAGGAATGGCAGAAATTCCCGTTAAAATGCTCCCAATCAAATATGTTTTTGCCCTTCCGTGACGATCCGATAAATAACCGAAAAGCGGAATCGAAAAACACATTACAAATGAAGCGAGCGATACAGCCATTAAAGCGAAATCCCTCGAAATCCCTACCGTTTCTGTTAAATACGTGATTGAAAACACGCCCATGACATTAAAGAAAACTCCATCAATGTATCTTGCACCCATTCCTGCCAAAATATTTGGCGTATGTTCCTTCCACATTTCTTTAAACGGATTCCGAGAGTGACTATTCCCTCTTCTCAATTCCTCAAATTCCGGACTTTCATCGACATTTAATCGAATCCAGAAACCGAGTAATATGAGAAATGCACTAAGACCAAAGGCAATTCTCCAACCAATGGTTAGAAATTGTTCGTTTGACAAGACAAGGGAAAGTAAACCGACAACACCGGAGGATAATAATAGACCGATAGCTAAACCAATTTGGGGGAGACTGGCGTAAAATCCTTTTTTTGACTTCGGTGCGTGTTCATAAGCCATTAAAATCGCACCGCCCCATTCTCCACCTAATGCAATTCCTTGTACAATTCGGAGTACGGTTAAAATGATTGGAGCGGCGATTCCGATTGATGCGTATGTTGGAAGGAAGGCAACTAATGTTGTACTAATTCCCATAATGAGTAGACTTATAATTAACATTTTTTTCCTTCCTAAATTATCACCGAAATGACCGAAAATAACCCCTCCTAATGGGCGGGCAACAAACCCGGCAGCAAACGTTCCAAAAGCCAATATTGTAGAAATTAATTCGCTCTTCGTCGGAAAAAACAATTGATCAAAAACAATTCCAGCCATAACTCCGTATAAGAAAAAATCATACCATTCAATCGTTGCTCCGATAATACTCGACGCAACTACCTTTCGCAACATTTTTTCCTTCGATTGTTTCATTAAAAATTTTCCTCCCATCCCTTTGCAATCACTTTCAACCAAACTAAATTTCAAGCATTTTTTCATGAAACTTGATTGCAAAATTAAAAATTCTTAATGGATCCCCTGTCCACTGAAAACAATCAAACCTTCAACTTAGTTCGTTCGCATTTTGCTTAGATACATTTTCATTGTAGCTGAAATAAGATTATGCCAAAAGCATATGCGCTACCAAATGTTAATAAATGGTTCTGTTAGACAAACGTTTTTTTCTACCCCTATATTTTGAATGGAACGAGCCATTGTCGCAATGTATTTGTACTTCAAAAGCGGCATGGCTCGTTTCCGACTAATATTTAGTTACCCCATTGTTTATAATCCAAATGTTTATATTTGTCCATTAGACGAGTTGGCAACTTTAAGGCATCGCGACGGAAAGGTGGAGCCAAATTCGTTCCGTCAATTTGTATGTCGAGAACAGCTGGTTGTCTTTTTTCCATCGCTTCTTTGATCGCTGGAGCAATTTGTTCGACTTGATCAATATAATAGCCTAGTGCCCCCATCGATTTAGCAACTTCCGCAAAATTCGGTCCTTGAATATTCGAACCGACAAAACGGTTGTTGTAATAGTCAACTTGATTCTTTTTCTCCGCCGCCCACGCATGATTATTAAACACACAGGCGATGACCGGAATATTTTGCTCTACTGCCGTACTTACTTCGTGAAGACTCATTCCCCATGCGCCATCCCCAATGATAGCAACAACCGGCGTATTCGGCTCTGCCCGCTGCGCTCCTAATGCTGCCGGATAGGCAAACCCGGTGTTTCCGAACGTTAACGCGGCTATATGACGTCTCGGTTGTGTAAATTTGAGATAAGCGTTCGCAGTAGATGATACATTGCCGATATCTGTAGTTATAATCGTGTTGTCCGGTATCGCTTTCGTTAGTTCTAATAACGCTCTTCTCGGATTCATTGAATTTCCTTCTTCCATCGCTAAGTCAATTAATTCTTGTTCCCATTCCGCTTTTCGACGACTAATATTTTCTAAGCGCTCATAATTCGGTTTAGGTGAAGGCACTTTTTCTTTCAATCTTTTCAATAATTCAACGGTTGTTGCCTTCGCATCACCTATAATCCCGACTTCAACCGGGTGGGTTCTTGCAATATTTCGGGGATTTATATCAATTTGAATAATTTTTGCTTCTTTTGGAAAATAATCAATATCATAACACGGTAACGTTCCGAAAACCGATAACCTTGTGCCGATTGCTAATACGACATCCGCTTCTTTTAACGTATACATGGCTGCCTTCGAACCCATATAACCGATTGGGCCAACTGCAAGGGGATGATCAGCCGGAAACGCATCATTATGCATGTAGGAAACAGCAGCTGGAATATTTAAATATTCACTAATGGCGACTACATCGCTCACACCGTCAGAATCAACGGCTCCTCTACCAGAGATAATAACCGGATTTTTCGCTTGAACTAATAATTCAACCGCCTTTTCAACGAAATCCGGGTCCCCGCTACCCCTTGCGTCCACACGATATTCATGGGGTTGCAAAATTCGGTCTTCCAGTTCGCCGTAAAAATAGTCCCGAGGGATATCAAAGAGAACCGGTCCTCGTTCAGCGTAGGCTATACGAAAGGCGGTACGCAAACAATCAGCTACCCGACTAATATGTGTAACTTTAACCGTTTCTTTCGTAATTGCCTTAAAAATAGACACTTGATCTGCTTCTTGGAAACCGTCCCACCCAATTGTCGGAGTACCAGCAGACGGAGAAATAACAACCATTGGACTATGGGCCATATTCGCAGCTGCAACGGAAGTAACCATATTCGTTATTCCCGGTCCATTTTGACCAATGACTACACCTGCTACACCGGAAACTCGTGTGTACGCATCGGCCATATGGGCAGCGGATTGTTCATGGCGTACGGGAATAAATTCAATTCCTGCGGTTGGAAACAAATCCAACATATCCATAAAAGCTGACCCGACAATTCCGTAAACTTCTTTTACCCCTTCTGCAACCAACGTTTCAACGATTGCTTCACTCGGAGTCATTTTAACTTTTTGATTTACCTTCGTTTTTTTTACTGATTCCAACATAATCCCCCCATTGTATTGTTTAAACATTCGACACTGTTTTCATTTCTCCCAGTTTTTCTAGCAATGACAAATAAATTTGTTCAATGTCTTCACGGGCAGGTACTTGTCGATTTGTTAATATCCCATTCCCTGACAAAGCATCTTCAATTAACAATGGAATCGCCTTTTGCACTTGATCGTGTTTGTTTAAATAGTTCTGACCGGCTTCCCAAATCCCAAATTGTTCATTATAGTTCTCAATGATTCGAATCGCCTGTTCAGGTTCCACTTCATTCTCCCTTCTCCCACTTAACAGAGACGCGATTTTTTGAAGCCGTTTAGAACAGGATGCAAGACTAAATTCCATGACGAACGGAAGTAGTAATGCGACGGACAATCCATGAGGAATATGAAACCTTGCTCCTAAAGCTCTCCCCGCTGCATGGGCTAAGTTTGTTGATGAATTATTAAAGGCAATCCCCGCATAACAACTGGCAACGATCATCTTTTCCCTCGCCCGTATGTTTTTCCCATCTTCCATTACATTCGGTAGGCCATCACGGATCATCTCGATCGCTTTCAACGCATAAAAATCGGACATTGCAGTAGCACGATTCGATAAATATGCTTCAATCGCGTGGGTAAGTGCGTCCATCCCAGTAAACGATGTAAACGCTTTCGGTAAACTGATCGTTAATTGTGGATCTAAAATTGCCACATCCGGTATTAATGCGGAATGTTTCGGATTCATTTTTATTCCTTTTTGAGTATCGGTAATCACCATAATTCCTGTAGCTTCAGAACCAGTTCCTGCAGTTGTTGGAACCGCTATCAACGGTAACCGTTCTAAACGAATTGCTGACTCAATATCCTCCCAACTAAACCCCTTATTTTTTCCAAATAATGAAACCGCTTTCGAAAGATCGATCGCACTTCCCCCACCTACTGCAACAACTCCATCACAATCAGATGATTTTAACAATTCAAGTGCTGACTGGACGTGTAACGTATTCGGTTCACCCGAAAAATCGCTAAAGAACGTCGGTCGAAGGAACGGATCCTTGAGTTGATTTTGAAGTTGTTCTTTCAGTTGAATAGGCGGCTTTGTTAAAAAGGAATCCATGACAATAAATGGTTTTTGTATACCAAGTAAATGCATGACCTTTCGAATTTGGTTAAAACTGCCATTTTCCGCTATAATGGTTTTTGGCAAATGGACTGTTGACATATTCCCCCTCCTTTCATTTGAACGGTTGTAAAACCAAAAGAGATAACTACTGGTAGGTACCAGTAACCTTATTTAATCATACAATTTAAAAAAATGTCAATACTTAGTTATTTATTTTTTAAAACAAACTGAATTTTTTCAATCAAAAACTTTTCCCTAGCCAAAAGGAAATTGCGACTGGAATATAAAATTGGTACGTCAATGAATCTCATATAAGGTCAAATATTTTGGAAGCGTTTTCGTATTCACATTGAGTGTAACCCCAAATAATTGTTTGCAAAACCTCCCTTTCCATAAAAAAAGCACCTAAATCGTTCAATTAGGTGCTTGATGATCACATATCTGTTTTCCTCGTCGTTCTATTCGACAGGATCTTCCCATTGATAAACAGCCTCGTGAAAATGGTAAATGTGAATTTCCACATCGATATATTCATCATCTTCAAATTTATATAAGATACAACTGAATTTCGTTTGATTATAACCATATGTTTCATCGATAATTTCCAACCGATTCACTTTTAGATCGTTAGCAAAATTCGAAAACGGGATTTCTTTTCTCTCGTTTCCTTCGAAATAGTACACATGGCTATAATCGAAGTCAATGCCCGATATGGTGACCGTTGCTTTTCCCGTCCAGTATGAATCGTTTTTTTCTACTTTTATAAATCCATCTTGAAATTCAAAAATCAGCACCCCATCGATTAATTTTGATGTGGCCGGTTGTACCCTTAATCCTGTCACAATTGCATCATGCAAACTAATGGGTAAATGAATATTTGGTTTCGTATACGAATGCATACTGGCCTCCTCGCATCCCCAAACAATGTTTCGATCAGAATGTATTGGTTGAACAGGTATGTAAAGGCGTTCGGATTTTTAACCAAAACAGTCCGATTTATTTCAATTCCATCAACGCCTTTTTCAATTCAATCATTTCTGTTTCCGTCAACGTAATTCCTTTTCCCATTTTTTCGTGATTCGGTGCCCAATCCCGAAGATCATATTTTGGCTGGCGACCGTTCCACGAAATGAGATTTAATTCCTTTGTCCATCCTTTCGCAGATTCCGAAAGTACTGCAATATGTTCGATAATTTCAAATTGAAGATCTGCCAACGTTTCCTACCTCCTCAATTCCAGTTAATCGTATGCTCTCTAGCTGATTTTTATTGTAAATGAAAAGATAACCTTTTTTCTACCCTTCATTCAAGGATTCAACTATCTCGAATTGTTTAAGTGAACGATTTAGTACGTTACGATTACAACATTCTCCATTCTTTTTAAATTCCTTTAAGTTTCTTGTGCGTATCTCCTTATTCAGGACAGTTACTCACCGACCATGCCGTCCTGATCCGCATCGTACATATAAGGGTATAGCCAATGGTCACTAGTGATCGGCATACTGAAACCTGCTGCTTTCGCTTCTTTAATTGTCACCTTCCCATCCCCATTTGTATCAACACGCGAAAGATCATCACTTGTGTTTTCATTCGTTGGATTGTCAGATGGATTCTCTGTTAAGTTGAGTGATGCATTCACTTCGTCCGGGTTTACATTTTCAAATGTATCAACGATTTTATTTCCCTTTATCGTATACGTATACTGGTAACTGGAAGGAATTTGCGTTTCCGTATTCGGATACGTAATAATCGCCTCAAAATCCGTTGCGCCCCCTGCTTTTCGGATTGCATCCTCCATATAAGCTTGATCCCCGTGTCGATTGAGCGTACTGTTTTGTGGCGTAATATTATACGCATTAGATACGCCGCCAAGGGAGTCAGCAATAATATGCCCTTCATCTAAAACATCACTTTCAACTCCAGGAACCTTTGCCTCATCCGGATAATATCTGCCAGATGATAATACAGGTTCGTTCTGTTCATCTTGTAAAATAATTTCGTTCGCAACCACACGAACTAGTTGCCCGTATTCATTCGTAAATGCCCAATATTCACGGTCCCCATACCCGATGTCAACAACGACATTCGGTTCACGGTGTCCAGATAAATCTCCGCCATCAACTTCAATAAGTGTATACCCCTCGAACAAGTCATTATTTGATTCGTTTGCAGTTTTCTCTCCTGTTGATTCATCATTCACCGTCGTAATCGTATTTTCTCCATCATTTTCATTTGTGTGAACTGTAGTAACTTCACCAGATTCTGTTTTTTCACTCGTAATGGATGCATCTTCTACATTCGTACACCCAACGATTAAGATCATCGTGAATAGTAAAATGAAACGAGATATGTATTTTTTCATCTTCAGCCCCTCCTATGCTGTTTCCAAAAGTTTGCTTTGAAAAGTCGGAATGCTACCACCGATTCATCCGTTAGTTGAACTATAAATACTGAAACTCTATTCCGTTAAAAGCTTAATGAAAAAATAAGTTCATTGCATTCAGGAACTTTTCTATCCTAATATTAACACTATATAAGAATAGTTTATCATATCGAACACTTGTTTGCCACTTTATCCATATCGTTTGGGAAATGTCGAATTCTTTCGCAATTAGACGAGAAAATTTCAAATCCTCTACTACTGATTTCGGTTATTCATTTAATTATTGAAGACTATATTAGAAAAGGATTTCAAGTCGGTCATACAATCGGCCAGTGAATGATGATAGTAATTCATCAAGATTTTTGAAAAAAATAAACGCTCAATCTGGGGAAATATGTGGATAGACGAGGATATTAGTGGGAAAAAATCGGAAAATCAGCTATAAAGATGAATTTCATTTTCACAATTATGTATTTCACTTTACTTTTGCAAAAGCAAAATAAACGGGAGTAATATTTCGATGATCATTACTCCCATTTTATTTAATATTTTAATCTACGAAGAATCATTACATTGTTTTCTTCTTCACAGATTAGATATGCTGTTCTTTCATTTTTGTTCTACTCTTTTGTCATATTGTAGTCGTATTTATCCAAAGTTCAAATTCCATTTGAAGCTAGTAAAAATTTTGTAATCGTCTGACCGCACGCTTTATATCATCTACTTATTTTGATTACGAACCTTTTTTTAATTTTACTGTGATTCATTTCGAAGTAGCGTACAAACAATCTATTCCCTTTATGTTCGAATATATCACTTTGTGGGATTAACATTTGGAAATTCAAAGTCAGCGATTAAATTAGGAAAATCGATAAATGGATTTCGATTTCCTTGGATATTGTAAATCGCTTGATTTCGATGTTTTTCATAGAGATCAACAGGAAATTGATCATGCCATTTCACCAAAATCGGAATATCAATTTGTTTTAAATAATTTTTTCTTATCGCCTTCGGATATCGGAGTAAAAAATAAAACATCGCCCTTGCCACCGCACCCTTTCCGTATTCCGGCTCAAAGCATTCGTCTTTTACGACTCCACAACGATTACGAATTATCTCATCCGGCGACTCCGGTTGATAAAAGGAAAAATCCGTATACGGGAAATTCGCCCTTCGCACATTACATTCCGGATGACATACAAATAGGTGGTGCAAATCGCTTTTCATCGGTTGTTGCGCATGAAACCAAGACTGGGGGACGATATGCTCCGTATTGTATTTCAAACGATAATCGATCGCTTTTATTTGTTCCAAAAATGTCGAATCCTTTTTGTCCATACCTCTAATATTGCTTTGGAACTGTTCATATCTTTTTTGAATTGTTTGATAATCTTCCTCGATTAATTTGTTCGGATCATTCGTTTCATTTGAGTAAATGCTTTTTACCGTTCCATCTGGATGCAAATCTACCCAAGCATATAAATATTGATCTTTACTAATATAGTAAGGTAGTTGATTTTTATGGGTTTTCTTCACTAAGTTATGATAATGGAGAAAGGAGACCGTCCCTTTTTTCCCGATTTTTTTAATCGGTTTGTAATATTGGTGGATATCTCGCTCGTCTTGATCGGGGTCATAATACATTGATGGATCACGGCGAATTTTTTCTTGATTTTGTAATAATATTCGAATGGAACGGCTCGGAAATTTGTTTTTTTCTTCCCTATATGTTTCTATCGTTTTGAAAGGTTTGTTTCTTTTGTTACCCATGATATTCCCTCGAATTCATCATTTTCTTTACATCAATTTACATTTTTATGAAACAAACGTACGATTTAATCCGATTTCAAACAAATACTAAATATAAAACGTTAGAAGGACGAGGGATGTTGTTCCTAGACAAATTCCCATCTATGAAGGTTTTACTAATTTTTCACAGCCCGTGTTGCATAAAAGGTCGGAATGTTATAATCGTGAAGCCGACCCGAACCGTTCGTATCTTCGTAAATATCCGTTAACACGAACCCCGCTTTTATTTGCCCACCGATTTGTTCCTCTATTGTATGGGAAAATTGAATCCCCCAATCGTTTTTGATCGACATTTCATATTGTTGTTCGTCCTTTAGCGGGTTAAATGGCAATTTATTCGTTACCATCGTTTCATCCTCGTTAAAAATAAAATTGATACCGTTATCTAATCCGGCAAGTAAGATCCCACCCTTTTTCAATACCCGATAACATTCCTTCCATACGTGATACACATCTTCAATATAACAATTGGAAACCGGGTGAAAAATCAAATCGAACGACTCATCTTCAAAAGGAAACGGGTTCGTCATATCCGCCCGAACGATGTTAATCTCATAGTTTTCCCTTTCTGCCACTTGCTTTTCCCTTAACAACTGTTTCTCAGAATAATCCAAGACAGTACAATGGGCACCTAATGCGGCAAAAATCGGCATTTGTTGGCCCCCACCGGATGCGAGACCTAAAATATTCGCCCCATTCATGGTACAAAACCATTCTTTCGGGACCGGTTTTGTCGGCGTTAAAAGGACGAACCATTCGTTTTCTTTCGCCCTTTCAAATACTTCGTGACTGATCGGCTGCCCCCATTCCCAACCGTCTTCCACCCATCGGTCAATGACTTTTGAATTAATCTCCGTATATTTTTTGTCCAAAAAATTCACCTTCTTAATAAAATCGATGTGCCCGTCTCGTTCGAACGATTCATCCGCTAACACGAATTTCTTTTAGTAGACGTATGACGTTTTCAATGACCGGTTTACAAAGAACGTATAATAAAAACCCGATCATGCCCCCAACTGTATTCGTTACTATGTCCGTTGCGTCACTTGACCGAAAACCATTGATTAGTGGCTGGATCAATTCGATACTTAAACTAAATAGAAATGTCCAAAGTACAACTGACCATAAATTTAGTTTTTTTATGATCGGTAATAAAAAGCCAAAAGGGATCATCATAATCACATTAAGAACGATTTGTCTAAGTGCATCACCCCTACCTAAAAACAAATCTTCAAAAATCCGCATATGCATCGGTGTATACGGATGATTAAAAATAAAGGGAAGGGATACGACAATCGGCATAAGCGTCACGTATAATACAAGCGAAATATACACATACATTAGGCTATTTAAGACAAGGGAATCCATTCCTTTCCCTTTCCATTTTCGAAAAAAGAAGAAAAAATAGATGATTACTAAAACAAAAAAATCAATTTGCACTTCGCTCATGTTATTCCCCTTCCATGAATCCAAATCCCATCATTCGAGAAATCATCTTTTTACGCATTTCATCTTTCGGTCAGCTAAACGCAAAAGCACCTAATCCTATTGTAAAAGAAATTGAGAGATGCGGGAATCGTTTTTTGTACAAAAGATGGCACCATTTTTTTCTAGCGATTTTTCGTTTCCTTTTACTCGATTAAAATTTTTTCCCATTAAAAAACTCCCCTTAAGGAATCGAAATTTTCTATCCTAAAGGGGAGTAGTGTGAATCATTATTCCATATCGAGTGCCCAGTTTCCTTTACGCATAATGGGTTCTACTTTTCCGTCTTTTGTGATTCCATCAATATCTAATTCAGCAGAACCAATCATAAAGTCTTCGTGGGTAATGCTAACGTTCAATCCTCTTTCTTTCAACTCTTCTTCCGATAAGTTCGCACATCCTTCAACGGTAGTCGGATACGCTTCACCTAAAGCTAAATGACAAGAGGCGTTCTCATCATATAACGTATTGTAGAAAAT
Coding sequences within:
- a CDS encoding endonuclease; translated protein: MGNKRNKPFKTIETYREEKNKFPSRSIRILLQNQEKIRRDPSMYYDPDQDERDIHQYYKPIKKIGKKGTVSFLHYHNLVKKTHKNQLPYYISKDQYLYAWVDLHPDGTVKSIYSNETNDPNKLIEEDYQTIQKRYEQFQSNIRGMDKKDSTFLEQIKAIDYRLKYNTEHIVPQSWFHAQQPMKSDLHHLFVCHPECNVRRANFPYTDFSFYQPESPDEIIRNRCGVVKDECFEPEYGKGAVARAMFYFLLRYPKAIRKNYLKQIDIPILVKWHDQFPVDLYEKHRNQAIYNIQGNRNPFIDFPNLIADFEFPNVNPTK
- a CDS encoding VanZ family protein; protein product: MSEVQIDFFVLVIIYFFFFFRKWKGKGMDSLVLNSLMYVYISLVLYVTLMPIVVSLPFIFNHPYTPMHMRIFEDLFLGRGDALRQIVLNVIMMIPFGFLLPIIKKLNLWSVVLWTFLFSLSIELIQPLINGFRSSDATDIVTNTVGGMIGFLLYVLCKPVIENVIRLLKEIRVSG
- a CDS encoding class I SAM-dependent methyltransferase — protein: MDKKYTEINSKVIDRWVEDGWEWGQPISHEVFERAKENEWFVLLTPTKPVPKEWFCTMNGANILGLASGGGQQMPIFAALGAHCTVLDYSEKQLLREKQVAERENYEINIVRADMTNPFPFEDESFDLIFHPVSNCYIEDVYHVWKECYRVLKKGGILLAGLDNGINFIFNEDETMVTNKLPFNPLKDEQQYEMSIKNDWGIQFSHTIEEQIGGQIKAGFVLTDIYEDTNGSGRLHDYNIPTFYATRAVKN
- a CDS encoding YdbC family protein: MADLQFEIIEHIAVLSESAKGWTKELNLISWNGRQPKYDLRDWAPNHEKMGKGITLTETEMIELKKALMELK
- a CDS encoding GntR family transcriptional regulator, with product MPLDFESATPLHVQLRNLLKQEIFKGAYKKKIPSERELMEKYSLSRTTVRLAISQLVHDGVLEKVHGKGTFVKERPIRDWLGSLSSLTETITKMGMKPGAKLLFEGIVKNNDEMKKILNTEQIFIIKRLRYADDIPIAIEKHFFSEDIGKKLQLFDLNKATIYDLLEKELGLSLWKAEQTIMCHPISEEEANYLNLPSSQYALQSKRINFDQNGKPVEILHSVYRPDMYSFHIEMMRTREMDRSF
- the xsc gene encoding sulfoacetaldehyde acetyltransferase, whose translation is MLESVKKTKVNQKVKMTPSEAIVETLVAEGVKEVYGIVGSAFMDMLDLFPTAGIEFIPVRHEQSAAHMADAYTRVSGVAGVVIGQNGPGITNMVTSVAAANMAHSPMVVISPSAGTPTIGWDGFQEADQVSIFKAITKETVKVTHISRVADCLRTAFRIAYAERGPVLFDIPRDYFYGELEDRILQPHEYRVDARGSGDPDFVEKAVELLVQAKNPVIISGRGAVDSDGVSDVVAISEYLNIPAAVSYMHNDAFPADHPLAVGPIGYMGSKAAMYTLKEADVVLAIGTRLSVFGTLPCYDIDYFPKEAKIIQIDINPRNIARTHPVEVGIIGDAKATTVELLKRLKEKVPSPKPNYERLENISRRKAEWEQELIDLAMEEGNSMNPRRALLELTKAIPDNTIITTDIGNVSSTANAYLKFTQPRRHIAALTFGNTGFAYPAALGAQRAEPNTPVVAIIGDGAWGMSLHEVSTAVEQNIPVIACVFNNHAWAAEKKNQVDYYNNRFVGSNIQGPNFAEVAKSMGALGYYIDQVEQIAPAIKEAMEKRQPAVLDIQIDGTNLAPPFRRDALKLPTRLMDKYKHLDYKQWGN
- a CDS encoding MFS transporter, which produces MKQSKEKMLRKVVASSIIGATIEWYDFFLYGVMAGIVFDQLFFPTKSELISTILAFGTFAAGFVARPLGGVIFGHFGDNLGRKKMLIISLLIMGISTTLVAFLPTYASIGIAAPIILTVLRIVQGIALGGEWGGAILMAYEHAPKSKKGFYASLPQIGLAIGLLLSSGVVGLLSLVLSNEQFLTIGWRIAFGLSAFLILLGFWIRLNVDESPEFEELRRGNSHSRNPFKEMWKEHTPNILAGMGARYIDGVFFNVMGVFSITYLTETVGISRDFALMAVSLASFVMCFSIPLFGYLSDRHGRAKTYLIGSILTGISAIPSFWIMENSSSSIAILLAIAIPFGIIYASVYGPEAALFSELFEAKYRYTGISFVYQFSGIFAAGITPIIATYLLSLSDGYPIYLVLYVVVVSMISAGSASWIRNQSKMNKKESLPTTVNVEVE
- a CDS encoding DNA/RNA non-specific endonuclease, producing MKKYISRFILLFTMILIVGCTNVEDASITSEKTESGEVTTVHTNENDGENTITTVNDESTGEKTANESNNDLFEGYTLIEVDGGDLSGHREPNVVVDIGYGDREYWAFTNEYGQLVRVVANEIILQDEQNEPVLSSGRYYPDEAKVPGVESDVLDEGHIIADSLGGVSNAYNITPQNSTLNRHGDQAYMEDAIRKAGGATDFEAIITYPNTETQIPSSYQYTYTIKGNKIVDTFENVNPDEVNASLNLTENPSDNPTNENTSDDLSRVDTNGDGKVTIKEAKAAGFSMPITSDHWLYPYMYDADQDGMVGE
- a CDS encoding iron-containing alcohol dehydrogenase family protein, whose translation is MSTVHLPKTIIAENGSFNQIRKVMHLLGIQKPFIVMDSFLTKPPIQLKEQLQNQLKDPFLRPTFFSDFSGEPNTLHVQSALELLKSSDCDGVVAVGGGSAIDLSKAVSLFGKNKGFSWEDIESAIRLERLPLIAVPTTAGTGSEATGIMVITDTQKGIKMNPKHSALIPDVAILDPQLTISLPKAFTSFTGMDALTHAIEAYLSNRATAMSDFYALKAIEMIRDGLPNVMEDGKNIRAREKMIVASCYAGIAFNNSSTNLAHAAGRALGARFHIPHGLSVALLLPFVMEFSLASCSKRLQKIASLLSGRRENEVEPEQAIRIIENYNEQFGIWEAGQNYLNKHDQVQKAIPLLIEDALSGNGILTNRQVPAREDIEQIYLSLLEKLGEMKTVSNV